In Antechinus flavipes isolate AdamAnt ecotype Samford, QLD, Australia chromosome 3, AdamAnt_v2, whole genome shotgun sequence, a genomic segment contains:
- the TMEM39B gene encoding transmembrane protein 39B isoform X1 — protein MASKTLPVYSSMPLEIVEREGKEEGEEDPSPNSPAEDPLMHAPASPSLPPFYANEAAARGESARLRPRHGVAVVCPLPAAVAADILSASAAAAAAAARGAPGVEMGGRRGPNRTSYCRNPLCETGPSGGPGHASSSSVTGVRSRARSSSGTGISSPPLATQTVIPLRHCKIPELPVQPSILFELQLFFCHLVALFVHYINIYKTVWWYPPSHPPSHTSLNFHLIDFNVLAVTTLVLGRRFIGAIVKEASQSSKVSLPRSVFLVITRFAVLTVTGWILCHSIVHLFRTYSFLNLLFLCYPFGMYIPFLQLNYDFRKTNLFTQVANIGPREAGGSGGSPPSRSRDYLTVLKETWKQHTQQLYGSEAMPTHACCLSPDLIRNEVEFLKMDFNWRMKEVLVSSMLSAYYVAFVPVWFVKNTHYYDKRWSCELFLLVSISTSVILTQHLLPAHYCDLLHKAAAHLGCWQKVDPALCSNVLQHQWTEECMWPQGVLVKHSKNVYKAIGHYNVAVPSDVSHFRFHFFFSKPLRILNILLLLEGAVIVYQLYSLVSSEKWHQTISLALILFSNYYAFFKLLRDRLVLGKAYSYSTSHRQAEHKFS, from the exons atggcctctaagaccCTTCCAGTTTATTCAAGCATGCCTTTGGAGAttgtggaaagggaaggaaaagaagagggagaagaggaccCTTCCCCAAACAGCCCCGCGGAGGATCCTTTAATGCACGCCCCcgcttctccttccctccctcccttctatgCAAATGAAGCAGCAGCACGGGGCGAGAGCGCGCGCCTCAGGCCCAGGCACGGGGTTGCGGTGGTTTGTCCCCTCCCGGCCGCCGTCGCCGCCGACATATTGTCCGCAagtgcggcggcggcggcggcggcggcgaggGGAGCGCCGGGGGTGGAGATGG GAGGACGGAGAGGCCCCAATAGGACGTCCTACTGCCGAAACCCACTCTGCGAGACGGGTCCGAGCGGCGGGCCTGGGCACGCCTCCAGCTCTTCGGTCACGGGCGTCCGATCCAGGGCTAG GAGCAGCTCGGGCACAGGCATTTCCAGTCCCCCTCTGGCTACTCAGACAGTGATCCCCCTTCGGCATTGCAAGATCCCAGAGCTGCCTGTCCAGCCAAGCATCCTTTTTGAACTGCAGCTCTTCTTCTGCCATCTTGTGGCTCTCTTTGTCCACTACATCAACATCTACAAGACTGTCTGGTGGTACCCACCTTCTCACCCTCCGTCACATACTTCCCTG AACTTCCATCTGATTGACTTCAACGTGCTGGCCGTTACCACCTTGGTACTAGGTCGGCGATTCATCGGGGCCATCGTGAAGGAG GCTTCCCAGAGCAGCAAGGTCTCCCTCCCACGCTCGGTCTTCTTGGTCATCACACGCTTTGCCGTCCTCACTGTCACGGGGTGGATCCTATGCCATTCCATCGTCCACCTCTTCAGGACATACTCCTTTCTTAACCTCCTGTTCCTCTGTTACCC GTTTGGCATGTACATCCCATTCCTGCAGTTGAACTATGACTTTCGAAAAACAAACCTCTTCACCCAAGTAGCCAACATTGGTCCTCGGGAGGCAGGAGGCAGTGGGGGCAGCCCTCCTTCCCGGAGCCGGGACTACCTGACGGTTCTGAAAGAGACGTGGAAGCAGCACACGCAGCAGCTGTATGGTTCAGAGGCCATGCCCACCCACGCCTGCTGCCTTTCCCCTGATCTCATCCGCAATGAGGTGGAGTTCCTCAAGATGGATTTCAACTGGCGCATGAAGGAAGTGCTGGTTAGCTCCATGctcagtgcctactatgtggccTTTGTGCCGGTGTGGTTTGTGAAG AACACCCATTATTATGACAAGCGCTGGTCCTGTGAGCTCTTCCTGCTGGTGTCCATCAGCACCTCTGTGATCCTCACCCAGCACCTTCTGCCTGCACACTACTGCGACTTGCTCCACAAAGCTGCTGCCCACTTGGGCTGCTGGCAAAAGGTGGACCCTGCCCTCTGCTCCAACGTGCTTCAGCATCA GTGGACAGAAGAGTGCATGTGGCCGCAGGGTGTACTGGTCAAACACAGCAAAAATGTCTACAAAGCCATTGGCCACTACAACGTGGCGGTGCCTTCAGACGTCTCCCACTTCCGCTTCCAT TTTTTTTTTAGCAAACCACTGAGGATCCTTAATATCCTTCTCTTGCTGGAGGGAGCCGTCATCGTCTATCAGCTGTATTCATTGGTCTCCTCTGAGAAATGGCACCAGACCATTTCTCTGGCACTCATCCTTTTCAGCAACTACTACGCCTTCTTCAAGCTGCTGCGGGACCGGCTGGTGCTGGGCAAGGCGTACTCCTATTCAACTAGCCATCGCCAGGCCGAGCACAAGTTCAGCTGA
- the TMEM39B gene encoding transmembrane protein 39B isoform X2: MRTLGGRRGPNRTSYCRNPLCETGPSGGPGHASSSSVTGVRSRARSSSGTGISSPPLATQTVIPLRHCKIPELPVQPSILFELQLFFCHLVALFVHYINIYKTVWWYPPSHPPSHTSLNFHLIDFNVLAVTTLVLGRRFIGAIVKEASQSSKVSLPRSVFLVITRFAVLTVTGWILCHSIVHLFRTYSFLNLLFLCYPFGMYIPFLQLNYDFRKTNLFTQVANIGPREAGGSGGSPPSRSRDYLTVLKETWKQHTQQLYGSEAMPTHACCLSPDLIRNEVEFLKMDFNWRMKEVLVSSMLSAYYVAFVPVWFVKNTHYYDKRWSCELFLLVSISTSVILTQHLLPAHYCDLLHKAAAHLGCWQKVDPALCSNVLQHQWTEECMWPQGVLVKHSKNVYKAIGHYNVAVPSDVSHFRFHFFFSKPLRILNILLLLEGAVIVYQLYSLVSSEKWHQTISLALILFSNYYAFFKLLRDRLVLGKAYSYSTSHRQAEHKFS, translated from the exons ATGAGAACCTTGG GAGGACGGAGAGGCCCCAATAGGACGTCCTACTGCCGAAACCCACTCTGCGAGACGGGTCCGAGCGGCGGGCCTGGGCACGCCTCCAGCTCTTCGGTCACGGGCGTCCGATCCAGGGCTAG GAGCAGCTCGGGCACAGGCATTTCCAGTCCCCCTCTGGCTACTCAGACAGTGATCCCCCTTCGGCATTGCAAGATCCCAGAGCTGCCTGTCCAGCCAAGCATCCTTTTTGAACTGCAGCTCTTCTTCTGCCATCTTGTGGCTCTCTTTGTCCACTACATCAACATCTACAAGACTGTCTGGTGGTACCCACCTTCTCACCCTCCGTCACATACTTCCCTG AACTTCCATCTGATTGACTTCAACGTGCTGGCCGTTACCACCTTGGTACTAGGTCGGCGATTCATCGGGGCCATCGTGAAGGAG GCTTCCCAGAGCAGCAAGGTCTCCCTCCCACGCTCGGTCTTCTTGGTCATCACACGCTTTGCCGTCCTCACTGTCACGGGGTGGATCCTATGCCATTCCATCGTCCACCTCTTCAGGACATACTCCTTTCTTAACCTCCTGTTCCTCTGTTACCC GTTTGGCATGTACATCCCATTCCTGCAGTTGAACTATGACTTTCGAAAAACAAACCTCTTCACCCAAGTAGCCAACATTGGTCCTCGGGAGGCAGGAGGCAGTGGGGGCAGCCCTCCTTCCCGGAGCCGGGACTACCTGACGGTTCTGAAAGAGACGTGGAAGCAGCACACGCAGCAGCTGTATGGTTCAGAGGCCATGCCCACCCACGCCTGCTGCCTTTCCCCTGATCTCATCCGCAATGAGGTGGAGTTCCTCAAGATGGATTTCAACTGGCGCATGAAGGAAGTGCTGGTTAGCTCCATGctcagtgcctactatgtggccTTTGTGCCGGTGTGGTTTGTGAAG AACACCCATTATTATGACAAGCGCTGGTCCTGTGAGCTCTTCCTGCTGGTGTCCATCAGCACCTCTGTGATCCTCACCCAGCACCTTCTGCCTGCACACTACTGCGACTTGCTCCACAAAGCTGCTGCCCACTTGGGCTGCTGGCAAAAGGTGGACCCTGCCCTCTGCTCCAACGTGCTTCAGCATCA GTGGACAGAAGAGTGCATGTGGCCGCAGGGTGTACTGGTCAAACACAGCAAAAATGTCTACAAAGCCATTGGCCACTACAACGTGGCGGTGCCTTCAGACGTCTCCCACTTCCGCTTCCAT TTTTTTTTTAGCAAACCACTGAGGATCCTTAATATCCTTCTCTTGCTGGAGGGAGCCGTCATCGTCTATCAGCTGTATTCATTGGTCTCCTCTGAGAAATGGCACCAGACCATTTCTCTGGCACTCATCCTTTTCAGCAACTACTACGCCTTCTTCAAGCTGCTGCGGGACCGGCTGGTGCTGGGCAAGGCGTACTCCTATTCAACTAGCCATCGCCAGGCCGAGCACAAGTTCAGCTGA
- the TMEM39B gene encoding transmembrane protein 39B isoform X3, giving the protein MGDLDKMIPKSHFSSDISCDSLTWNLYRKLYKGQIPIEYILCPSLPDPTVFSTHFYENFHLIDFNVLAVTTLVLGRRFIGAIVKEASQSSKVSLPRSVFLVITRFAVLTVTGWILCHSIVHLFRTYSFLNLLFLCYPFGMYIPFLQLNYDFRKTNLFTQVANIGPREAGGSGGSPPSRSRDYLTVLKETWKQHTQQLYGSEAMPTHACCLSPDLIRNEVEFLKMDFNWRMKEVLVSSMLSAYYVAFVPVWFVKNTHYYDKRWSCELFLLVSISTSVILTQHLLPAHYCDLLHKAAAHLGCWQKVDPALCSNVLQHQWTEECMWPQGVLVKHSKNVYKAIGHYNVAVPSDVSHFRFHFFFSKPLRILNILLLLEGAVIVYQLYSLVSSEKWHQTISLALILFSNYYAFFKLLRDRLVLGKAYSYSTSHRQAEHKFS; this is encoded by the exons ATGGGGGATTTGGACAAGATGATCCCTAAGAGCcatttcagctctgacatttcgTGTGATTCACTAACATGGAACCTGTATAGGAAGTTGTATAAGGGCCAGATTCCCATAGAGTACATTTTATGTCCTTCTTTACCTGATCCCACTGTATTTTCAACCCATTTCTATGAG AACTTCCATCTGATTGACTTCAACGTGCTGGCCGTTACCACCTTGGTACTAGGTCGGCGATTCATCGGGGCCATCGTGAAGGAG GCTTCCCAGAGCAGCAAGGTCTCCCTCCCACGCTCGGTCTTCTTGGTCATCACACGCTTTGCCGTCCTCACTGTCACGGGGTGGATCCTATGCCATTCCATCGTCCACCTCTTCAGGACATACTCCTTTCTTAACCTCCTGTTCCTCTGTTACCC GTTTGGCATGTACATCCCATTCCTGCAGTTGAACTATGACTTTCGAAAAACAAACCTCTTCACCCAAGTAGCCAACATTGGTCCTCGGGAGGCAGGAGGCAGTGGGGGCAGCCCTCCTTCCCGGAGCCGGGACTACCTGACGGTTCTGAAAGAGACGTGGAAGCAGCACACGCAGCAGCTGTATGGTTCAGAGGCCATGCCCACCCACGCCTGCTGCCTTTCCCCTGATCTCATCCGCAATGAGGTGGAGTTCCTCAAGATGGATTTCAACTGGCGCATGAAGGAAGTGCTGGTTAGCTCCATGctcagtgcctactatgtggccTTTGTGCCGGTGTGGTTTGTGAAG AACACCCATTATTATGACAAGCGCTGGTCCTGTGAGCTCTTCCTGCTGGTGTCCATCAGCACCTCTGTGATCCTCACCCAGCACCTTCTGCCTGCACACTACTGCGACTTGCTCCACAAAGCTGCTGCCCACTTGGGCTGCTGGCAAAAGGTGGACCCTGCCCTCTGCTCCAACGTGCTTCAGCATCA GTGGACAGAAGAGTGCATGTGGCCGCAGGGTGTACTGGTCAAACACAGCAAAAATGTCTACAAAGCCATTGGCCACTACAACGTGGCGGTGCCTTCAGACGTCTCCCACTTCCGCTTCCAT TTTTTTTTTAGCAAACCACTGAGGATCCTTAATATCCTTCTCTTGCTGGAGGGAGCCGTCATCGTCTATCAGCTGTATTCATTGGTCTCCTCTGAGAAATGGCACCAGACCATTTCTCTGGCACTCATCCTTTTCAGCAACTACTACGCCTTCTTCAAGCTGCTGCGGGACCGGCTGGTGCTGGGCAAGGCGTACTCCTATTCAACTAGCCATCGCCAGGCCGAGCACAAGTTCAGCTGA